The following proteins come from a genomic window of Montipora foliosa isolate CH-2021 chromosome 2, ASM3666993v2, whole genome shotgun sequence:
- the LOC137992079 gene encoding synaptotagmin-7-like: protein MKSESIGASVGLGILVFLLVLAIIGVILVKKYLKTLKGHRNDGKLGPFISSRQPPEFIIPPYTLLSNGSDGTATPVSENEEMQPDVVLGKTPPLAVRRSLSMPAPSALSRARQAMILTPSDEGEMAASWSTKEVRPQYRRTVSHFTPLSPPTMREPKKKVSIAPYGKLEVSLQYVTTKKLLFVQVNGAFDLPHVRLSGVSTPYVRVHMLPKDSNTETRSFFLNLATNRICMFDQLTLVEAQNCTLKFVVLDYDKFSRSEFVAEVMMSLLHVNLLEGTTLSRHLISKTISDSGGKGSLTVSLCQNLPAGSLHVTILRAMGLLPPKSDPTPASGGLDTVVKVLCCVHGKVIERKKTKVIKKSSSPIFNETFVFTIREEELRHSSVTCEVYGGDTVLKTEKIGYISLGLESFGTEVRQWNDMMMSPLKWITETHLLHA from the exons ATGAAAAGCGAATCGATCGGCGCTTCTGTGGGGCTCGGAATTTTGGTTTTTCTACTGGTTCTTGCCATCATTGGAGTAATTCTcgtcaaaaaatatttaaaaacttTGAAAGGCCATAGGAACGACGGGAAGCTTGGACCCTTCATTTCATCGAGACAACCTCCGGAATTTATAATTCCTCCATACACTCTGCTCTCCAATGGAAGCGATGGAACAGCCACTCCGGTTAGTGAAAACGAAGAAATGCAACCAGACGTTGTTTTGGGGAAGACTCCCCCGCTTGCAGTTCGAAGATCTCTTTCAATGCCAGCTCCTTCAGCTCTATCAAGAGCCAGACAGGCTATGATTTTGACTCCAAGTGATGAAGGAGAGATGGCGGCCAGTTGGTCAACAAAGGAAGTCAGGCCTCAGTATCGCCGAACAGTGTCACACTTCACACCTCTTTCACCTCCAACCATGCGAGAACCAAAGAAAAAAGTTTCCATAGCGCCCTACGGAAAATTAGAAGTTTCCTTACAATATGTCACCACCaagaaattattatttgttCAG gtaaatGGAGCATTTGATTTGCCGCATGTTCGTCTATCTggggtttctaccccatatgttCGGGTTCACATGTTACCGAAGGATTCGAACACAGAGACAAGGTCGTTCTTCCTGAATCTTGCAACAAACCGCATTTGTATGTTCGATCAGTTAACACTAGTAGAAGCTCAAAA TTGCACCTTGAAGTTTGTTGTTCTTGACTATGACAAGTTTTCACGAAGTGAATTTGTTGCTGAGGTGATGATGTCGCTTTTGCACGTCAACCTGTTGGAGGGAACAACTTTGTCACGCCATTTAATCTCCAAGACTATTAGCGAC tcaGGGGGAAAAGGCTCTTTGACAGTCTCACTCTGCCAAAACCTACCTGCTGGCTCATTACACGTGACTATTCTGAGGGCAATGGGACTTCTTCCTCCAAAATCGGACCCCACTCCTGCTTCTGGGGGACTAG ATACTGTTGTCAAAGTTCTCTGCTGTGTTCATGGTAAAGTTATCGAGCGAAAAAAGACCAAAGTGATCAAGAAGTCCTCTTCACCGATCTTCAACGAGACATTTGTGTTTACGATAAGGGAAGAAGAACTGCGACATTCGAGCGTAACGTGTGAGGTTTATGGAGGGGATACAGTGTTAAAAACGGAGAAAATTGGTTATATCAGTCTAGGATTGGAATCATTTGGTACTGAGGTCAGACAGTGGAATGACATGATGATGTCTCCTCTGAAATGGATCACAGAAACTCATTTGCTTCACGCATAG
- the LOC137991108 gene encoding nuclear receptor subfamily 2 group F member 1-B-like, giving the protein MDCFKDDTTSTIDVNIGALTGLPRTENLAAEFSNGEDSPVLLENAFYSPEDCSENEEGSRAPKPSIECVVCGDKSSGKHYGVFTCEGCKSFFKRSIRRNLSYTCRGFKNCPVDIQHRNHCQYCRLKKCMKVGMRKDAVQKGRISTSQSDTANSLQMGLGDMRNPQSFYSSYITLLLRADTIARYQQSIGIPANIAGLENASELGVRLLASIAEWAKNIPFFSEFTLPDQSILLRSCWSELFILSAAQHCSPFHMAQPLTISALSPSSNGDVLAVSNDGPVAFDSAENQRLFEEQVEKLKNLHIDSAEFCCLKAIILFNPDSQGLSSYAHVEGLQERSQCALEDYIRTQYPNQPTRFGKLLLRLPSLRLIRPGTVEALFFPSAGLGNTVESAVNEMLVISSSSQVANSPNNWPASPVFPNCFTAGNITNISEINNLHSMTSTNMNGGTVM; this is encoded by the exons ATGGATTGTTTTAAGGATGACACCACATCGACAATTGATGTAAACATTGGCGCTCTCACTGGTCTACCTCGAACCGAAAATCTGGCTGCAGAATTTTCAAACGGAGAGGATTCGCCTGTTCTTCTTGAAAATGCTTTCTATTCACCAGAGGATTGCTCGGAGAACGAAGAAGGTTCAAGAGCGCCTAAGCCCTCCATTGAGTGTGTCGTATGCGGCGATAAATCATCTGGCAAGCATTATGGAGTTTTTACATGCGAAGGATGCAAGAGTTTTTTCAAACGAAGCATTCGGCGCAATCTTTCGTACACTTGCAGAGGATTCAAGAACTGTCCCGTAGATATTCAACACAGGAATCACTGCCAATACTGCAGATTGAAAAAATGCATGAAAGTAGGGATGAGGAAGGATG CTGTCCAAAAAGGGCGCATCTCGACATCGCAATCAGACACCGCTAACTCTCTCCAAATGGGTCTGGGTGACATGCGCAATCCGCAATCCTTCTACTCCAGCTACATAACGTTGTTACTTCGTGCAGACACCATTGCGCGATACCAGCAATCCATCGGCATTCCTGCCAACATTGCAGGACTAGAAAATGCTTCGGAACTCGGCGTCAGGCTATTGGCTTCCATAGCTGAATGGGCCAAAAACATTCCGTTTTTCTCCGAGTTTACCCTCCCAGATCAATCAATTTTACTGCGTTCATGCTGGAGTGAGTTGTTCATACTGAGCGCTGCACAACACTGCTCACCATTTCACATGGCACAGCCGCTGACAATCAGCGCTTTGTCACCCTCTTCTAACGGTGACGTGTTAGCCGTGAGTAACGACGGACCAGTGGCGTTCGATTCTgctgaaaatcaaagattattCGAAGAACAGGTCGAGAAGCTTAAGAATTTGCATATAGATTCTGCAGAGTTTTGTTGCCTCAAggctattattttatttaatccAG ATTCCCAAGGACTCTCCAGCTATGCACACGTGGAAGGACTCCAAGAACGATCCCAGTGTGCGCTGGAAGATTATATTCGTACCCAGTATCCTAATCAACCAACGCGGTTTGGAAAACTCCTTCTCAGGCTCCCGTCTTTAAGGCTAATTCGCCCCGGCACAGTCGAAGCTCTTTTCTTTCCATCAGCTGGGTTGGGCAACACGGTGGAAAGTGCGGTGAATGAGATGTTGGTTATTTCTAGCAGTTCTCAGGTCGCGAACTCGCCGAATAATTGGCCAGCTTCACCAGTATTTCCTAATTGTTTTACTGCGGGTAACATAACAAACATTagtgaaataaacaacttgcACAGCATGACTAGCACCAATATGAATGGTGGTACTGTGATGTAA
- the LOC137992078 gene encoding synaptotagmin-7-like — MAVSLGIVISIGVGTTVVCAVIGFLVAKCYLNWRRQYRKQKKISASLNGTVQKLVISSQPVDFVPLLIQDQLEAEDGEIDNTQYVSLRGRSTESLLESRKDSKEENFPPPFKRLDTASSILDKSDRKLKKPMETGTRGESLYFDGSGNSEDETEKSTPKKKFSSSVVPPFSQRSLSMHCRPGNQRTAETLRFARSDSSRSLSRDSLTDEGPDHTAHMRNSVVSTVDKNAPHSKMNVPRKTSASEKTSKHKTTRKTSRTAERCGNVCFKVTYLREKHELEVHLVNATGLPLKHSKFLNSFVKLSLKTPSKHLRRDSKVIKNTCNPIFDQTFVFESVYLSELRKSQLKLKLMHLNRMGVMRYELIGELVVDLGDEEVLRGECVQKDLFPKGNRGQCTGELLVSICHLATSSRLQVVIMKLKDLPMSIKNSSVTVELTHKNEIIQQIPVKPKRKSFNLEAEFSFEVATNTSCTLENYGVQFNVLYHDFIRGNELVGQVRLAMDAPLPNEVKHWTAVVLSPHKPIEEWHKLHPPLPPE; from the exons ATGGCAG TGTCTTTGGGCATCGTGATATCGATCGGTGTGGGAACGACAGTCGTGTGCGCCGTTATTGGATTCTTGGTGGCAAAATGTTATCTGAACTGGAGAAGGCAGTacaggaaacaaaaaaagatatcAGCTTCTCTTAATGGTACAGTGCAGAAGCTAGTCATATCATCACAACCAGTTGACTTTGTACCGCTGTTGATTCAAGATCAACTAGAAGCGGAAGATGGCGAAATTGACAACACGCAGTATGTATCTTTAAGAGGGAGGTCCACCGAGAGTCTTCTTGAGTCAAGAAAAGATTCCAAG GAGGAAAACTTTCCCCCTCCCTTCAAAAGATTGGACACAGCATCAAGTATCCTCGACAAGTCTGATCGCAAGTTGAAAAAGCCCATGGAGACTGGCACTAGAGGCGAATCGTTGTATTTCGATGGTAGTGGTAATTCAGAGGATG AAACAGAAAAATCAACaccaaagaaaaagtttagCTCTTCAGTGGTCCCTCCATTTTCACAACGAAGTTTATCAATGCATTGTCGGCCCGGAAACCAAAGGACGGCAGAAACACTCCGCTTTGCCAGATCGGATAGCAGCAGGAGCCTGTCACGTGATTCTCTCACAGACGAAGGACCCGATCATACTGCGCACATGCGCAACTCAGTTGTGTCGACGGTAGACAAAAATGCACCGCATTCAAAAATGAATGTGCCGAGAAAGACTTCTGCGAGTGAAAAAACTTCCAAACACAAGACAACAAGGAAGACGTCTCGGACAGCTGAGAGATGTGGAAATGTTTGTTTTAAAGTGACTTATCTCAGAGAAAAACACGAGCTCGAAGTGCATTTAGTCAATGCTACGGGTCTCCCACTCAAACACagcaaatttttaaactcatttGTAAAGTTGTCGCTCAAAACTCCGTCGAAGCATCTCCGTCGTGATAGTAAGGTGATCAAGAACACGTGCAACCCGATTTTCGACCAGACATTTGTTTTCGAAAGTGTTTATTTGTCAGAGTTAAGAAAGTCGCAGTTGAAGCTCAAATTAATGCATTTGAATCGAATGGGCGTCATGAGATACGAACTGATCGGAGAATTGGTGGTTGACCTGGGCGATGAAGAAGTCCTACGCGGGGAGTGTGTCCAAAAGGATTTGTTCCCGAAAGGCAACAGAGGTCAG TGTACTGGCGAACTACTTGTGTCTATTTGTCACCTAGCCACGTCTTCCCGACTCCAAGTCGTGATAATGAAACTGAAAGATCTCCCCATGTCAATTAAAA ATTCCTCTGTAACGGTGGAGCTAACgcacaaaaatgaaataatCCAACAAATTCCAGTCAAACCCAAACGGAAAAGTTTTAATCTTGAAGCGGAATTCAGCTTTGAAGTGGCTACAAACACATCCTGTACCCTCGAGAATTATGGTGTGCAGTTCAACGTTCTTTACCACGATTTTATTCGTGGAAATGAGTTAGTTGGTCAAGTGAGGCTTGCAATGGACGCACCATTGCCTAACGAAGTAAAACACTGGACAGCAGTCGTTCTGTCCCCGCATAAGCCAATTGAAGAGTGGCATAAGTTACACCCACCTTTGCCACCAGAGTAA
- the LOC137992080 gene encoding uncharacterized protein: MKKAVSSLVAFLKKKKDDFSLLRDFTEPAHLNENPVDQAHCEKVDRFAVLRPCQRCVLVHEKDDALHSLSRKQSNAIVQITTRNQAGVESTEISLPSNISRKTRLRFFDGICDQYFNSLTLILEHVLRAESLLSLQENIDPHHPVLIWLCSIKKGKDGDKSKIYEDEDLIVVNFLFEETSYSGNLLAQLPACKPASDLMVWLLVNKFPKEEVTLDMEEELIIGYLDDIFDVAFFHITSSAPERLAKIDALFRAVDEILEISAHANMASGDSENALSVKEVIIETATVVTSTAAESTATVGIETAAMALGQAAAGIAISVLVDIALTAGSVTRAKIKRDKGLISNSQFKSTVRRKLCDSGCQFIGGTTGTIVGQVLIPVPVVGALVGGFFGSLIGVGVSKGIIKTSELIAKAQSAKAKAITEV, translated from the coding sequence ATGAAGAAAGCGGTTAGCTCTCTGGTTGCAttcttgaagaagaaaaaggacgATTTTTCTTTACTTCGGGACTTCACTGAGCCGGCTCATCTCAACGAAAATCCTGTCGATCAAGCTCATTGTGAGAAAGTGGACAGGTTTGCAGTCCTTAGACCGTGCCAGCGATGTGTTTTGGTTCACGAGAAGGACGACGCGCTCCACAGTTTATCAAGAAAACAAAGCAACGCTATCGTACAGATCACCACCAGAAATCAAGCGGGAGTGGAGAGCACCGAAATCAGTTTACCTTCAAACATTTCTCGTAAGACTCGCCTTAGGTTTTTCGATGGAATATGCGATCAATATTTCAATTCGCTAACCTTGATTTTAGAACACGTCTTGCGGGCAGAATCCTTGCTTTCGCTGCAGGAAAATATTGATCCTCACCACCCAGTACTTATTTGGCTGTGCAGcatcaaaaaaggaaaagatggCGACAAGTCGAAAATTTATGAGGACGAAGATCTGATAGTGGTAAATTTTCTATTTGAGGAGACGTCGTATTCCGGAAATTTACTGGCACAACTTCCGGCTTGCAAGCCGGCATCTGACCTAATGGTTTGGCTTCTAGTAAATAAATTCCCCAAGGAGGAAGTAACATTAGACATGGAGGAAGAGTTGATCATTGGTTATCTCGATGACATTTTTGATGTGGCGTTTTTTCACATCACATCGTCTGCCCCAGAAAGGCTCGCAAAAATAGATGCACTTTTCCGAGCTGTTGATGAAATTTTAGAAATCAGTGCCCACGCTAACATGGCCAGTGGTGATTCTGAAAATGCGCTTTCTGTAAAGGAAGTGATCATTGAGACTGCGACGGTCGTGACCTCCACAGCAGCGGAAAGCACGGCGACGGTTGGCATAGAAACTGCGGCAATGGCTCTCGGACAAGCTGCCGCTGGTATTGCTATTTCAGTTTTAGTCGACATTGCATTAACTGCTGGTAGCGTCACGCGCGCAAAGATAAAGCGTGACAAGGGCTTGATCAGCAATTCTCAGTTTAAATCGACCGTCAGACGAAAGCTTTGTGATTCAGGCTGTCAGTTCATAGGAGGCACTACTGGGACCATTGTTGGACAGGTGCTCATACCGGTACCTGTTGTTGGGGCCCTAGTAGGGGGCTTCTTTGGTAGTTTGATTGGGGTAGGGGTCAGTAAAGGAATTATAAAGACTTCGGAACTAATCGCTAAAGCGCAAAGTGCCAAAGCGAAGGCAATAACAGAGGTATAG